A single window of Labrus mixtus chromosome 23, fLabMix1.1, whole genome shotgun sequence DNA harbors:
- the LOC132958488 gene encoding LOW QUALITY PROTEIN: NACHT and WD repeat domain-containing protein 2 (The sequence of the model RefSeq protein was modified relative to this genomic sequence to represent the inferred CDS: inserted 1 base in 1 codon; deleted 1 base in 1 codon), whose product MGVFIFRLPSSTLGYFRKPRNEANEFFPALKQRFQXTPENQRLDTSSRRNNFLSGYSPLQASSPGPRWKSPPMWPSGVGSRQPCPRESALRRAAISGNINALPANGVPTGRSVRVFICANPDDTEAERNALKEHVYPKLRDFCRENYGIEFQVVDLYWGVDPEEWDSPELQRLRMKLLEECLKTSAGPCFVGLVGEKYGSIRVPGEVESAEFEMILDAAVEAGLDTHILEEWYCRDENSVPPAYYLKPKAQMLKNYQNSMESSSAAKTKNDKAWRNVSEEIKRIFRTAVLQLQEKGTMKSPQAKKFLCSALEDELDFALGKQTPAFLRKCVCYIRKISNFDRFAKIPEMTRYMDIVVSADRVMRNQEAYERLLKVRDEFIPTVVAASNLRVYSSVTHCDMKLGYSQEVESNYVEGLCKQFYEDMVDIIQATVQQNFDTETDPLYDEILQHLSLCKSYSTLFEFKTESLDYIQEYLMPSKGSRTSPLVVYGGPCTGKTLLLSEVAKQAYTWLQTEMGPETDPVVIVRFIGSSQLSTDLRTLLQSICEQIALNYRCLIHFLPNKIQEMKELLINLLGESSFHRPLVIVLDALEQLSDSDEVRKLWWLPIHLPRTVRIVVSTLPNKHGILQKLRHLIHDEGQYVELSQRDRKVCSQTLKQQLLGVKRKVTSGQQIYVNEALAKCTLPMFVNLIYREVVHWRSHKDVDDRSLCSTVHESIEQLFYSVENKLGQRFVFRALGYITMAKAGLTEVELEDILSLDNIVLGDVIVATYLKNPLRISCDLVARLKEELDGYLVERQVRNVTLMVWANRHLHLIAQKLYLSNEEDVHQMHSLLAEYFLGAWSGGRKKIFTYDNNHFTSLNISHHKNPHNQQSHEKASSDKYSYDRQTPEQPWVFQCNLLEPDIFFVNHRKMTELVYHLTRSGRTDDLMFGVIMNFSWLYTMIKIGQFEKALTDIDLAYSYTQEKELKFLATTLRSIKVKVLKNPASLSAELQQRLLPVVTSLPKLRHLLLECDKDGPKYCSIVPLHSSMDVTYSPERLPLCSSYMQIVEVLPTLAPNIVLVALEDGSVSTWDVESRQLLRQIDTARSVVLGIRLTTDEKYLVVATTKNTLLIYDNHKSCLLSEVEIKGSKHSGVAGGVAFINGFTLSTHHALAWLEASKDVNVIDLLYGWPLYQFHCWYEVTCVQCSPDGMYAFCGQYLNTASIFHLGNGDKLSTVTSEFSGGFVKSILVLDTLHQMVMIDNEGSLSVWNTKEVTNPRLMEDYDCRGDDSEVVGIELSEDQRSILICKARSIEVLDTKVWKMLEKFKAKRTERFVAAVLSKNGQSIVASMENTSSIFVWRRDSGQCMASLIEISGAIVKLIKSVHHNMLLSVASSGVLSVWDIDIITAMSNIDKTGKKIQTLQLSGREDYVFTMDGSEAVHKWNFGTGFIETVFKHEGIVENCVLSSSGDLMVTSDDKSSQYIWQTTTGENIFRINGQRISQLLITHNDQFVVSLCEQNASRVWRLATGHKVCNILVTLQNALVTTANTFLVGTSKNKLLAVSLWSGSVSKKFVCDDGITIVNFKLIPDCPDCVVFITSTETVIIWSVADESVCRRVQLPTNFLKNLEDFQISPNGKLGIVSKGDENINVLDLHSGKLRLVNAAGIIWRQKLSRDGRYLVYICFRNCDEDDDAGVVSNLIVMRLADGKSIGTCSLYKTPTFLCLSQRALNIIIGFEDGSIGTYTVVDRVDAALKIKIATSNSRQIVNNASQKVRPKCGNHSFKTVADCTWRESTEVFSRDSPINVSDSGEGESTTPTKKTELLQ is encoded by the exons GTGGTGGACCTGTACTGGGGCGTGGACCCGGAGGAGTGGGACAgtccagagctgcagagactcAGAATGAAGCTGCTGGAGGAATGTCTGAAGACCTCAGCGGGGCCATGTTTTGTT ggTCTGGTGGGAGAAAAGTATGGCAGCATCCGAGTGCCAGGGGAGGTGGAGTCTGCCGAATTTGAGATGATCTTGGATGCAGCTGTGGAGGCGGGGCTGGACACACACATCTTAGAGGAGTGGTACTGCAGGGATGAAAACTCTGTGCCACCCGCATACTACCTCAAACCCAAAGCCCAGATGCTCAAGAACTACCAGAACTCT ATGGAGTCGAGCAGCGCAGCCAAGACCAAGAACGACAAGGCCTGGAGGAACGTGTCGGAGGAGATCAAGAGGATCTTCAGGACAGCCGTGCTGCAGCTCCAGGAGAAAGGGACCATGAAGAGCCCTCAAGCCAAGAAATTTCTCTGCTCTG CCTTGGAGGATGAACTCGACTTCGCTCTTGGGAAACAAACTCCAGCCTTTCTCAGGAAATGCGTCTGCTACATTCGCAAGATCTCCAACTTTGACCGCTTCGCCAAAATCCCTGAGATGACCCGCTACATGGACATCGTGGTGAGCGCCGACCGCGTCATGCGCAATCAGGAAGCCTACGAACGCCTTCTGAAGGTCCGGGACGAGTTCATCCCCACCGTCGTCGCCGCCTCCAACCTCCGCGTCTACTCCTCGGTCACGCACTGCGACATGAAACTGGGCTACTCGCAGGAAGTGGAGAGCAACTATGTGGAGGGTCTGTGTAAACAGTTCTACGAGGACATGGTGGACATCATCCAGGCCACGGTGCAGCAGAACTTCGACACGGAGACCGACCCGCTGTACGACGAGATCCTGCAGCACCTGTCGCTGTGCAAAAGCTACTCGACGCTCTTCGAGTTCAAGACCGAGTCGCTGGATTACATTCAAGAGTATCTGATGCCGTCTAAAGGGAGCAGAacgagccccctggtggtgtaTGGGGGGCCATGCACGGGGAAGACGCTGCTGCTTTCAGAGGTGGCaaaacag GCCTACACATGGCTGCAGACAGAGATGGGCCCTGAAACAGATCCAGTGGTCATTGTCCGTTTTATTGGCTCCAGCCAGCTATCCACAGACCTACGCACCCTCCTCCAGAGCATTTGTGAACAGATTGCACTAAACTACCGCTGCCTGATTCACTTTTTGCCTAACAAGATCCAGGAGATGAAGGAGCTGCTAATTAATCTTCTGGGGGAATCTTCTTTCCACAGACCCTTGGTAATTGTTCTTGATGCCCTTGAGCAGCTCTCAGACTCGGATGAAGTTCGTAAGCTTTGGTGGCTCCCCATACACCTGCCTCGGACTGTCCGCATAGTAGTCTCAACGTTGCCCAATAAACATGGCATCCTGCAGAAGCTTCGGCACCTCATCCATGATGAGGGACAGTATGTGGAATTAAGTCAGAGGGACCGCAAGGTCTGCAGTCAAACGTTAAAACAGCAGTTGCTCGGGGTGAAGAGGAAGGTCACCTCAGGCCAACAGATCTATGTAAATGAGGCACTTGCCAAGTGTACGTTGCCCATGTTTGTTAACCTCATCTACAGAGAAGTAGTTCATTGGAGGTCTCACAAAGATGTGGATGACAGGTCCCTGTGCTCCACGGTACATGAAAGCATAGAACAGCTTTTTTACTCAGTGGAAAACAAGCTAGGCCAACGATTTGTCTTCAGAGCATTAGGGTACATCACAATGGCCAAGGCTGGGCTAACTGAGGTTGAGCTTGAAGACATTCTGTCCCTTGATAATATAGTTCTAGGTGATGTCATTGTGGCAACTTACCTGAAAAATCCCTTGCGAATATCTTGTGATTTGGTTGCAAGGCTCAAAGAGGAGCTTGATGGTTATTTGGTGGAACGTCAAGTACGCAATGTCACCTTGATGGTTTGGGCCAACAGACACCTGCATTTGATTGCTCAGAAGCTGTATCTTAGCAATGAAGAAGATGTCCACCAAATGCACAGCCTCCTAGCTGAGTACTTTCTCGGGGCATGGTCAGGTGGAAGGAAGAAGATCTTCACTTACGATAACAACCATTTCACTTCCCTTAATATATCGCATCATAAAAACCCCCACAATCAACAGTCACACGAAAAAGCATCCTCTGACAAGTACTCATATGACCGACAAACTCCTGAGCAGCCTTGGGTGTTCCAGTGCAACCTTTTGGAGCCAGACATTTTCTTTGTCAACCACAGGAAGATGACAGAGCTGGTGTACCACCTTACCAGGAGTGGGCGCACTGATGACCTCATGTTCGGTGTCATCATGAACTTCAGCTGGCTTTACACAATGATCAAGATTGGCCAGTTTGAAAAGGCTTTAACAGACATTGACCTTGCTTACAGCTACACCCAAGAAAAAGAACTGAAGTTTCTGGCCACCACTCTCCGCAGCATCAAGGTGAAAGTGCTGAAAAACCCTGCATCTCTCTCTGCAGAACTGCAGCAAAGGCTTCTGCCAGTTGTCACCTCCCTCCCCAAGCTCAGACACCTTCTGTTGGAGTGTGATAAAGATGGCCCGAAGTACTGCTCCATTGTGCCTCTCCACTCTTCTATGGATGTCACCTACAGTCCAGAGAGGCTTCCTCTGTGCTCTAGCTACATGCAGATTGTGGAGGTCTTGCCCACTCTAGCCCCAAACATAGTCCTTGTAGCACTGGAAGATGGGTCTGTTAGTACCTGGGATGTAGAGAGTAGACAGCTTCTTAGGCAGATCGACACAGCAAGATCTGTTGTGCTAGGAATCAGGCTAACGACAGATGAAAAGTATCTGGTCGTGGCCACAACCAAAAACACACTACTCATCTATGATAATCACAAGTCCTGCCTTTTATCTGAGGTTGAAATCAAGGGGTCCAAGCATAGTGGGGTTGCTGGTGGAGTAGCGTTTATCAATGGCTTTACTTTGTCCACCCATCATGCCTTGGCATGGCTTGAGGCCAGCAAAGACGTCAATGTTATTGACCTACTCTACGGTTGGCCCCTCTACCAGTTCCATTGCTGGTATGAAGTTACTTGTGTCCAGTGCTCTCCAGATGGAATGTATGCCTTCTGTGGCCAGTACCTCAACACTGCATCCATCTTTCATCTGGGAAATGGGGATAAGTTATCCACTGTGACCTCTGAGTTTTCTGGGGGATTTGTAAAGTCCATCCTAGTTCTGGACACACTTCACCAAATGGTGATGATTGACAATGAAGGAAGTTTGTCAGTATGGAACACCAAAGAGGTCACCAACCCACGGTTGATGGAGGACTACGATTGTAGAGGGGATGACAGTGAGGTGGTTGGCATTGAGTTATCTGAAGACCAGCGCTCCATTCTCATCTGCAAGGCCAGAAGTATTGAGGTTCTGGACACAAAAGTATGGAAAATGTTAGAGAAGTTCAAAGCCAAACGTACTGAACGCTTTGTGGCTGCTGTTCTCTCCAAGAATGGACAAAGCATTGTGGCCTCCATGGAAAacacctcctccatctttgtctGGAGGAGGGACAGTGGACAGTGCATGGCAAGCCTTATTGAGATCTCAGGGGCTATCGTCAAACTCATCAAATCTGTCCACCACAATATGCTTCTTTCCGTTGCCAGTAGTGGAGTGCTGTCTGTATGGGACATTGACATCATCACCGCCATGTCCAATATTGACAAAACAGGCAAGAAGATCCAGACCTTGCAGCTATCAGGGAGAGAAGATTATGTGTTTACTATGGACGGCTCAGAGGCTGTCCACAAGTGGAACTTTGGAACTGGCTTTATTGAGACTGTCTTTAAACATGAAGGCATAGTGGAGAACTGTGTCCTTAGCTCCTCAGGGGATCTCATGGTTACTTCGGATGACAAATCCAGTCAGTACATCTGGCAAACCACAACTGGAGAAAACATCTTCCGTATCAACGGGCAAAGAATATCACAGCTGCTAATCACCCACAACGACCAGTTTGTGGTGTCCCTATGTGAACAGAATGCTTCCAGAGTCTGGAGGCTTGCAACTGGGCACAAAGTCTGCAACATTTTAGTCACCCTACAGAATGCACTGGTCACCACTGCAAACACTTTCCTAGTGGGAACCTCCAAAAACAAGCTCCTTGCTGTCAGCCTGTGGTCAGGCAGCGTTTCCAAGAAATTTGTTTGTGATGATGGCATCACCATCGTCAACTTCAAGCTCATCCCTGACTGCCCAGACTGTGTCGTCTTCATCACATCAACAGAGACTGTTATCATTTGGAGTGTGGCAGATGAGTCGGTGTGTCGGAGAGTCCAGCTGCCGACCAACTTCCTCAAAAATCTAGAGGACTTCCAGATCTCACCCAATGGGAAACTAGGAATTGTCTCTAAAGGTGATGAGAATATTAATGTCCTGGATCTTCACAGTGGGAAGCTGAGGCTTGTCAATGCTGCTGGTATAATATGGCGGCAAAAATTATCAAGAGATGGACGTTATTTAGTTTATATCTGCTTTCGGAACTGTGATGAAGATGACGATGCTGGTGTCGTGTCTAATCTGATAGTAATGCGCCTTGCAGATGGTAAAAGCATCGGTACATGCTCCCTATACAAGACACCGACCTTCTTGTGTCTTTCCCAGCGAGCACTGAACATCATCATTGGCTTTGAGGATGGAAGCATTGGCACATACACAGTAGTGGACCGTGTGGATGCTGCCCTCAAGATAAAGATAGCCACCTCCAACAGCCGACAGATTGTCAACAACGCTTCGCAGAAAGTGCGGCCCAAATGTGGCAACCATTCCTTTAAGACCGTAGCCGATTGCACCTGGAGGGAGTCAACAGAAGTCTTCTCCAGGGACAGTCCAATCAATGTGTCCGACTCTGGTGAAGGTGAGTCGACCACACCAACAAAAAAGACTGAACTGCTGCAGTGA